Below is a window of Planktothrix tepida PCC 9214 DNA.
TCTGAAAAAATTGATTCTGAATCACTGTATGATCAGTTATTAAAATTAAGTGGAATTGAACTCAAACCTAATCAACCCATTGATGGGACTTTAGAGAAACTAAAGGCTGCGGATGTGATGCAACGAAATGTTGAAACCTTACCCGATAATTTCACTTTAGAACAAGTGATTGAAGCTTTTGCAAAATCTCACCATCGCGGATTTCCTGTCGTAGAAAAGGGTAAGTTAGTGGGAATTATTACCCAAACAGATTTAACTCAAATTAGTAGTCGCCAATTCCCTGATCATACCCCCATTGATCAGTTAATGACAACCCAACCCATTACCGTTGGCCCTGATGATAATTTAACTCATGTTTTATATTTATTGGGTCATTATAAACTCAGTCGTTTACCCGTTGTAGAACATCATCATTTAGTGGGAATTATTACTCGGAGTGATATTATTCGTGCCGAATTAGGTCAAATTAGCGGGGAAGCAACCCAAGTGGGGCGACATCATGAAGCGTCTTATATTGCCTATCAAACCAGGGGGCCAAAAACCGGAAATGGTCGTTTATTAGTCTCATTATATAACCCTCAAACTGCCCCAACTTTATTAAAAGTTGCGATCGCGATCGCTCAAGAACGTAATTATGAATTAGAATGTTTAACGGTGATTACAATTCCCTACAGTCAATCTCCTTCAGAAACTTCAGTTCGGTTAACTAAAAGCCGGCGTTTATTACAACAAGCTGAACGTTTAGGACAAAATTTACAGATTTCTGTTCATACTCAAATTCGAGTTGCCCATGATGTCGCCCAAGCAATTTTAGAAACCACTCAAAATGAACATATAGATTTATTATTAATGGGTTGGCATGGGGATAAATCAGCCCCAGATCGGATTTTTAGTAATGTGATGGATGCGGTTATTCGTCAAGTTCCCTGTCAAGTTATGTTAGTTAAATGGGCGAAACATCAAATTTCAGATGATCCTCAAATTGATGGGAATTTAGATATTGCGGCTTGTCCGGTTTTGGGTTGGCAGCGTTGGTTAGTTCCCGTGAGAGATACCTTAGAACATTCCGTTTCTGTCCCTCTTTTACCTGCATTAACTAAGTTAAGTTTATCTCCTCAAATTCGTCTTTGTCGGGTCGTTAAAACAGTTCTTTCTAAACAGGAAATTAGAGAATTTCAGCAAGCTTCAGAAGATTTAAGTCATCGCTTAAATACGGATGTCATTTTTACCACTGTTTGTTCTAATTCCGTATCAGAAGCGGTCATTGATTTAGCAGATAAAGATCAGTGTGATGTGATTGTATTAGGCGCAAGTCGAGAAGGAATGTTAAGACAAGTGATTCAGGGAAATATTCCAGAAGCGATCGCTAAAAATTGTCACTGTACCGTCATTTTAGTGCGACCTGCAATTAAAAAATAATCGATTTCAACGGTTAAATAGTCATGCCACATTCATCAACTAAATAACACATTGCCCGAAACCGTAAACCCATTAATTGTTCATAAAAAGGGTTGAGTTTGCACAAGGGAGGAATATGCAAAACGGTATATCCAAAAAGTTTAATATCCCGTGCAAAGGGACATTGTGCTGGAATTACCCGATATAAAAATAGTGCTACATCAGGGTTATGAATTTCCAGATTATCTAACCATTGACGCAGAGGGTTCAGCAGATCACAGATCAAGTTACGCATAAGCATCTCCACTTGTTAGGGGACAATTTTGCCGTGTTGTTTTCGGTTTCCTAGTTTCTACTTTACAAATCTCAATCAATAATTAGGTAAAGGATTTGAAAAGAGTTGCTCGAAAATTATAAAAACTTTGTAAAGCTTGAAAATTTGTATTCTCAACTACAATTTAATGATCTGAGAAACCGGGTTTCAGGTTAGAGTTATTAATTATCTAAGCCTATTTATTAGTATTAACCACTGAAAAACCTCGACGATAGGGTTTTTTATCCGCTATTTGCACTTGAAATTGAACAGTATTCTGTTGAGTTCCCTGTTTAACGGTTAACGTCCATTGTCCCGGTTGCAATTGCCAAAATAAAGAGTTAGCAGACTGAACCTTTAATTTGTTACCATTTAACCACCATTCCACAGACTCTTGAGAAGGGTTAATAATTTTAAATTCTAATTGAGAAGCATCTCCCGAATTCATCACAAAATAATCATCCGGTTGAGGCGAAATAATTTTTAATTGATGTTGGGTTAATTGAGGATGAGGTTGTCGAGATAACCATTCATTATATTCAGAATTTAACGCAAATTGAGGAGAATTTTTATAATATTCAGGAATTGCTTTAGGATTAAAATATTCTAATACAGTTCCTCCTGAACAATCTTCTGTCGGACGTAACCCAGTTGTTGCACAAATCGGTAATTCAACTAACCCTTCAGGTTTGGGAAAATTACCCGGTTCTTTTGTTTCATGTAAATGCAATAAAATTCGATTCCATAAGGGTGCTGCACCCGTTACCCCAGAGACATTTTGCATCCCTTCACCGTCAAAATTTCCCACCCAGGTTGCAACGGTATAATCTGTTGTGAACCCGACCGTCCAAGTATCTCGATAATTAGAAGATGTTCCTGTTTTCACCGCAACTGGAAAGGGTAAATTTAACACAGAATCAATCCCAAAAGAATGAGATCTTGCATGAGCATCACTTAATATATTCGTGATTAATTGCCAAGTGACAACAGTATCAATAGACTGTGAATTATTATTTTGAGGTTTTATTCTACTCAGCATCACATTAGGTTTAATAATTTTACCCTGATTTGCCATAATTAAATAAGCTTGGGCTAACTCCCATAAACTAACTTCCCCACTTCCTAACGTTAATCCTAAACCATAATAATTATGAGAATGAGTTAAATGTTGAAAACCTAACTGTTTTAATCGTTCTAAAAATACAGGAACGGTTACTTTTTCTAATACTTTTACCG
It encodes the following:
- a CDS encoding chloride channel protein; the protein is MRRISIPREISVLNSKILSPTTPKRYAIIEACLIGLVSGLAAFLLKQGAGWLGSWRISESLNAGVPAWIFLPGVGLIGGLLTGFLVERLAPETAGSGIPQVKASLAGEPISLDFRVAFSKLIGTMFTMGCGLTLGRQGPTVQIGAALAAWISRWVPTSPNYRRQLIACGAAAGLAAGFNAPIAGVLFVVEELLHDVSGITLGPAIIASFLGAVVSRLLGGQELSVYVTRTIILETVQDRLLYAREIPLFIILGILAGVLGTIFSRSIIAGSKFNRRVLKWGLPQRMAVAGLLSGLVVSFLPLSFRNNTGIRELILSGELPWQTSALAFTAHFILTAIAASSGAPGGLFAPSLVLGSALGHLVGSWESEFMLGIDQPTIFAFAGMGAFFCAVARTPITAVVIVFEITTDFGLVLPLMISSIVAYLISEKIDSESLYDQLLKLSGIELKPNQPIDGTLEKLKAADVMQRNVETLPDNFTLEQVIEAFAKSHHRGFPVVEKGKLVGIITQTDLTQISSRQFPDHTPIDQLMTTQPITVGPDDNLTHVLYLLGHYKLSRLPVVEHHHLVGIITRSDIIRAELGQISGEATQVGRHHEASYIAYQTRGPKTGNGRLLVSLYNPQTAPTLLKVAIAIAQERNYELECLTVITIPYSQSPSETSVRLTKSRRLLQQAERLGQNLQISVHTQIRVAHDVAQAILETTQNEHIDLLLMGWHGDKSAPDRIFSNVMDAVIRQVPCQVMLVKWAKHQISDDPQIDGNLDIAACPVLGWQRWLVPVRDTLEHSVSVPLLPALTKLSLSPQIRLCRVVKTVLSKQEIREFQQASEDLSHRLNTDVIFTTVCSNSVSEAVIDLADKDQCDVIVLGASREGMLRQVIQGNIPEAIAKNCHCTVILVRPAIKK
- a CDS encoding Mo-dependent nitrogenase C-terminal domain-containing protein; protein product: MRNLICDLLNPLRQWLDNLEIHNPDVALFLYRVIPAQCPFARDIKLFGYTVLHIPPLCKLNPFYEQLMGLRFRAMCYLVDECGMTI